The Xyrauchen texanus isolate HMW12.3.18 chromosome 38, RBS_HiC_50CHRs, whole genome shotgun sequence genome window below encodes:
- the sbds gene encoding ribosome maturation protein SBDS has translation MSIFTPTNQIRLTNVAVVRMKKGGKRFEIACYKNKVMSWRSGAEKDLDEVLQTNTVFVNVSKGQVAKKEDLKAFGTEDLTEICKQILAKGELQVSDKERQSQLEQMFRDIATIVAEKCVNPETKRPYTVNLIERAMKDIHYSVKAHKSTKQQALEVIKQLKESIQIQRAHMRVRFVLPAKDGKRLKEKLKPLIKVVESEDFDDELEMVCLIDPGCFREIDELIRCETKGKGALEVLSLKDVEEGDERLE, from the exons ATGTCAATATTCACACCAACTAACCAAATCAGATTAACAAATGTCGCCGTCGTGAGGATGAAGAAAGGAGGGAAAAGATTTGAAATAGCGTGTTATAAAAACAAAGTGATGAGTTGGAGATCCGGGGC tgagAAAGATCTTGACGAAGTCCTGCAGACGAACACCGTGTTTGTAAATGTGTCTAAGGGGCAAGTGGCAAAGAAAGAGGACCTGAAAGCTTTTGGCACAGAAGACCTGACAGAAATATGCAAACAG ATTTTAGCTAAAGGAGAACTACAGGTATCAGACAAGGAGCGTCAGAGTCAGTTGGAACAGATGTTTCGGGATATCGCAACTATTGTGGCTGAAAAATGTGTCAATCCTGAGACTAAACGGCCCTACACAGTGAACCTCATAGAGAGAGCCATGAAGGATATTCACTACTCCGTTAAAGCACACAAAAGCACTAAACAGCAG GCACTTGAGGTCATCAAACAGCTGAAAGAATCCATTCAGATCCAGAGAGCTCATATGCGTGTACGCTTCGTCTTGCCAGCCAAGGATGGGAAAAGACTGAAAGAGAAGCTCAAACCCCTGATAAAGGTGGTGGAGAGTGAAGACTTTGATGATGAGCTTGAGATG GTGTGTCTGATTGATCCGGGCTGCTTCCGTGAGATTGATGAGCTCATCCGCTGTGAGACTAAAGGAAAGGGAGCACTGGAGGTGCTCAGTCTCAAAGATGTGGAAGAAGGAGACGAGAGACTAGAGTAA